In the Salinirubrum litoreum genome, one interval contains:
- a CDS encoding redoxin domain-containing protein yields the protein MTESAGLAVGETAPEFTAPLVHPDGTTTDTPLSELLAERPVLLSFYTVDFSPDCIEEWCSFRDFDWFASGEQVSVVGISKSGPRLHRSFIDRLDLGFPLYSDPNLDVAKAFGVDYRAFKLFSRSRRSCFLIDTDRTIRYRWVGEHWLDPTRDTPPVGEIHDAIREELGDPDTEQFGMGGF from the coding sequence ATGACCGAGTCAGCCGGCCTCGCGGTCGGTGAGACCGCACCGGAGTTCACCGCCCCGCTGGTGCACCCGGACGGCACGACCACCGACACCCCGCTCTCGGAGTTGCTCGCGGAGCGGCCCGTCCTGTTGTCGTTCTACACCGTCGACTTCAGCCCGGACTGCATCGAGGAGTGGTGTTCGTTCCGCGACTTCGACTGGTTCGCCAGCGGCGAGCAGGTGTCGGTCGTGGGCATCAGCAAGTCCGGTCCACGGCTCCACCGCTCCTTTATCGACCGCCTCGATCTGGGCTTCCCGCTGTACTCCGATCCGAACCTCGACGTGGCGAAGGCCTTCGGCGTGGACTACCGCGCGTTCAAACTGTTCTCGCGGTCGCGCCGGTCCTGCTTCCTGATCGACACCGACCGGACGATCCGCTACCGCTGGGTCGGCGAGCACTGGCTCGACCCGACGCGGGACACCCCGCCCGTGGGCGAGATTCACGACGCCATCCGCGAGGAACTGGGCGACCCCGACACCGAGCAGTTCGGCATGGGTGGCTTCTGA